The Melospiza georgiana isolate bMelGeo1 chromosome 9, bMelGeo1.pri, whole genome shotgun sequence genome has a segment encoding these proteins:
- the TM2D1 gene encoding TM2 domain-containing protein 1 produces the protein MAARSGAAEALVLLLLCFAALEGAAGSEPPPKCEELRLGQYMCDEPKIDNSTQEPMNCTNHTAYVQCLPAPNITCRDHLGIEKFFTGREVGFYKPIECRNVNGYSYKVAVALSLFLGWLGADRFYLGYPALGLLKFCTVGFCGIGSLIDFILISMQIVGPSDGSSYIIDYYGARLTRLSITNATFRKMQTYP, from the exons ATGGCCGCCCGGAGCGGCGCGGCTGAGGCGCTGGTCCTGCTTCTCCTCTGCTTCGCAGCCCTGGAGGGAGCAGCGGGCTCGGAGCCGCCGCCTAAGTGCGAGGAGCTGCGGCTGGGGCAATAT ATGTGTGATGAGCCTAAAATAGACAATAGCACACAAGAACCAATGAATTGCACAAATCACACAGCATATG TTCAATGTCTGCCAGCACCAAACATTACTTGCAGAGATCACCTTGGCATAGAGAAATTCTTTACAGGACGCGAAGTTGGATTTTACAAGCCCATTGAGTGTCGCAACGT AAATGGATACTCCTACAAAGTGGCAGTGGCTCTTTCCTTATTTCTTGGATGGTTGGGAGCAGATAGATTTTATCTAGGATATCCTGCACTAG gtttGTTAAAGTTCTGCACTGTAGGGTTTTGTGGAATTGGGAGCTTAATTGATTTCATACTTATTTCAATGCAG ATCGTTGGCCCCTCTGATGGCTCCAGCTACATCATCGATTATTACGGGGCCAGGCTGACCCGGCTCAGCATCACCAATGCAACCTTCAGGAAAATGCAGACCTACCCCTAA